In Lycium barbarum isolate Lr01 chromosome 9, ASM1917538v2, whole genome shotgun sequence, the DNA window TTATTTCACAATTAAAGTGTTCACCAGTTTGCTAGCgaaggaagaagagaaaaaacaagaaatgaatttGAGGTGGACTGTTCTCAACTTCTCATTCACTTCTATTAGCAGTTAATTACATGAGTGAGCAAGGCATAATTACCAATTTACCAATTGAATCTACAAGCCAACTAGCCCGGCTATGTGCTAATATCTAACTAACTGAACTAACTAGAAATGCAACCTACTTAGAATGTTTGTATATCACCTAATTGAACATTGTGTAATGTATGCATAATGGCTAATCATCATAATGTAACACAATTTATTTTCCAAGTATCGTCTCTTCTATGAGCTCCCATCCAAATTATTGATTATAATACCACTTCCAGTCCAACTATAGTTGCCCTCCAATCTCCAcagctttatacttgaatgtaaTTCAGTGGCAGAGAAAAGATTTTCTCGTCTATtgtaatacattttaaaaaaatgatcTTGTATATAGAGAAAATACATCATTTCACCTCTGAACTTGGCatgaaaactcactttagcaattaaacttaagttgtatttatatatccttcttaacaactttcatttcaattattttccaccctgaaaaaataataccactctcacaatgtgaagtgtattacactcgcgccacgtcATTATCACATCGTTGCCACGTCATTGCCATGTCAAATTACCAAcccttcattttttgtttttcttttattattttctctctctctttcttcttcttcttcttcttcttcttcttctttctcctcattcTCACCACTTGTAGCAACCACCACCTCCTCCGCTGTCGCTGTCGCTGCCgtcaccacaaaaaaaaaatcattattatGATCGGTCCAAATTGGACAACtgcccttcaaaaaaaaaaaaatcatcaccatcatctttaacccacacccaccaccaccactatcatctccccaccaaatttcatccaattccttctcaaattagtcccacttatactcaaattcgtccaaattgatTGTTTTAGTTGTTATTATTGGCCATTACTAATTTGGACGAATTGCccttcaaaaaataataataatatcatcaccatcatctttaacccacacccaccACTATCATCTCCCCACCAAATTTCATCTAATTCCTTCTCAAATTAGCCCCACTAACACTCAAATTCGTCAAAATTgattgttttggttgttattattggccattattattattattattattagcaaaccCATTTCTTTCATAACCATTATTCCATatctttatttttgaaagaaaacaaaaatcaaaatcaagaaaccaaaaaatggtgaaaatgaaaagaaaagatgatgagaatatagagagaaagagagatttgtgaagaagaaggaggaaGGTGGTGGGGGCGGGGCTGTGGGGTTTGGCCAtttggttgggggtggggggtggggtgtGAAGAAGAAGGTGGATCTGTGGGGAGTGGGGGGTgggttgtgaagaagaaggaagtaAAGGTAGGGGCTGAATGGGGGTGCAGGGGTTGGGGGGTgggttgtgaagaagaagaaagtatttttattttattttttaattgtatattatttttattttattctttaatagtatgtatgtatatgtatatatattaaatatcaGCGGGCCCACCTTTTTGTGTTTTTCACTCTTAATTTTTGTTTTTGTCACGTCAGTATTTGGGGTTGTATTTAAttaaaatgaaagttgttaaggggtaTATAAATACAATTTAAGTTTAGTTGTTAAAATGAGTTTTCATGTCAAGTTCAGGAGTGAAAGATGTTTTTTCTCTTGTATATATAATGTGATTATCAACCTCTTTCGCCTCTATAGCAAACTCTACTCTTAATGTAACTATAAAGAAATAATTATATACTGGATCGAGCTACTTACATAAATCATTGGTAAGTACTTTCTCATGAATGGAACAGCAGCAAGTAAATCAATGTTAGATGAATTGCCTACAAGAAAGAAGAAGCAAGCATGTTAAAGACCATTGGATAAATAAGCTACTCATCAAAGAACCAGCCACTAGCTTAGATATGGAGCAAACTTCAGATTTCAAATGACGGACAAAATGTTAGAAATTCTCTATTTAGTGGACTCACATATTAATATAATTGTACATAGATATGCTATCAATTGAAGATGCTCGTTTTTCTGATCTAATAAAGTGTTATTTTTATGGGCTCTATATAAATCTTATgttatatgaataatatatgcGTAGAAACCTAATTAACTTTTCAATTATAATTGATGAGATCATAACTGAAGAGTTACACATTTTCTGAAAAGTTACATTTGAAGAGTTATGTCTTTTTCGAAGAGGTGCCGCACCATTATATATTGGTCGTGGTCCCTTTGTCTATTACTGATTATTTTCCTTTCTGTCCCATTAAGAGAAGTGTCATGAAGAAAGTAACAAGACTTAGAAGATCATGATTTCTTTCAATTAATCAATGGATTAAGGTAAGTGCCCTTACTAATCTTCTAGATTTAAATCTCTGTTTAATAATTTACTTGTGATCTTGTATGGACTATATAaaaattttccaacaaaaaatATCATAACTTTGTGTCTGTCAAACTCAGAGTTGCAAATGGCTACTCAGAAAAGTAGTTTTATCCAGTCATCTAAGAGCGTTCCATCACCTTAaagaacaaattttatttttttcacaaaGCTAAAAACTTTCTATATAGCAATTATTGACAGCAACGGCCCGCATAGACCTGTTTTATCAAGCAACCAGTGAACTTCCACTGAGGCAGAGTTAGAATTTTAACTTTACGAGTTTTGCATTTTAGAATGACGACTTAAGTATTAATAGTCGAGTTCTAAATTTAATATGTGTACATAGCACAAATATATTGCTCAAACAAAAAATAATGAATTTGATTAAACCTATATTCGAACTTCTAGCTCCGCCACTGATTTTACTTCCATGCACAAATTACAGAGACAACTATCTCTGCACATCTCATATACTTATCATTTATAGTGCTTCTTACAAAGTCTTATTAAAAATCACCCTTGTCTCTTTCACTGCAGGGATCTTCAACTGACTTTTCCATTTCTTTTATTCTTTACCCCTCTTTCTTGAAATAATAATATACAACACTTGTGACTCTCATACTCCTGTTTTAATCATCCTTAATTTAGCACCAAGAGCATGAAGTTTTTCAGCCATAGAAGCAGGGTAAGACATGTATAGCAGAGGACAAGCACCCACTACATAATGACTAAACTGTAATGGTTAATTTGTCCAAAAGGATAGAACATAAATTTGGACATGTCAAAAAGAAATTGATGTGCTGTTGTACGCCCATGACTAACCCATAACAGTCCACAAATAGAGGCAAATTTAAGTCTAGTTTCAAtgaattctatatatatatatatatatatttttttttttttttttttgcataattaTGTATACATAGCTCAAACCAAAGGCAATAAATACGTTCAATTGAATTCACCCTAAATCTTCCATCTGCCTTTGAAAGACAATTAATATATATAATACTAAATACTGTCGACTAGAATGTTgagatgcatatttccaaattatatatAGATTGGCCCAAGAGATGATTTTAATTGATCTCACAAACTAGAAAAGACTAATAGTAGTAAAAGCTTTAGCTGGAAAATCACGCTCAAGATAAGTCAAGTGTTACTAGGTGTTACTCAATCATTAATCCACCCATGGGTCGTTTGGTTCAAATATAGGATACTCCAGGATTGTAATCCTGAGATTAAAATCGAATTATCTGAATAACTTATTCCACTTTCTAAATGGATGATTTATATCAAGATTTTGATATAAAAATATATAGTACCGATTCTAACTAATGTGTCCAACCAGACACGAGATAAATTTAATCCCAAAATCTATACCGAGACAACTTACCTAATCCCTtaaaccaaatgaccccttaagTATTAAGAAAAGACCTGCTATAATGACAAGAAGAAACAAAAACAAGATACTCTGTAGTTtacgagctccatttcttttttCCAGTTTGTCATCTTCTGACTAATTAGGATAAGGATCGAACAAAGAACTGATCTTAGGAAAATGCGAAGATAAACTAATGAGCAAAATATGACTTCTTCTACATTTAAAGTAACACTGAAACAACCACTTCTTCCATCTTCTGGCACCTGGAAATATCTTCCGACAACATGCATCCTACTATAATAAATTAGACACTGCAGCTAATAAGACAGTACAATTCTTTGTTCCATGAGGAGACCATGTTACCACGAATAAACAAACAGATATGCCAACTTTTGTACCATAATCAATTCAAATTATATACGTGTTCGCCTAAGATTATGCACACCTGTTAACCAAATCATCTGAAAAAAGCACCAAGAACACAAAAATAAACTTTCACATTTCAGCGTTTCAGGCACTAACAAACTTACCACGTCCAAATCCTGCCACGTACTCCCTGAGATATTTTGAGCAACGAAAAAAAGATAATCCCTCCGAATCAAAAAAATAGTTCAGTTAGCTTTTTTTTCTTGGATacaaaaaagagtccacttagcaaattaagaaataattaaccttatttttccatatttacccctattaagtgttatatgatcaaatttcaatgcctatttaattaggaataatttaatcaaattatctatttttgtctAAGAGTCAATATTTTTTGAAGGGGTGGATAAAtgattaaatgattttttttttttatccggtgGGAGTACTTTTGTAAGGACACGTTTCGAGAGATCCGCACTTTCTTTCAGACACATACGTTGTCCTAGATTCTGTAACACATTACCAGCAATTAGAGAGACCCACGTACCCCAACTCTAAAAAACATCATGGATGTAACAGTTATGAATTATCTATTCTTAGTGGTACACGTGTCCGACCATGTGTTTTGCTCCTtcgattttaaaaaaattgtcttgCCTTTCTTGTTaatttatcaatttttttttacatatttctatatttagaaataatttaattctaTTAGATAATTTACAACTTTAAAAATATCTAAGACATAttttaattacatattttaaaagtctttttttttttttttaatttaaagtaaaataatattttgggaCGAGCTAATTATCTATTCATAATGCTACACGTGTCCGACCATGTGTTTTAGATGTTACGATATTTATATAGGCGCCAAAAAACAAGTTTTTGAAGGCACAAATCTGAATAAAAATGAGTCAAAGACGGAGGCTAGAGTCGATCGCCGAGCCATCTGACTCGGGGATTCACAAGGAGATAATTCTCCGTTCGGTTTTTGCTTCCATGGAGTGGAATGTTCAAACTTTATGTCAAATGTCTTCGGTCAATCAAAAGCTTCGAGCAATCGCGAAAAGGCTTTTGTGGAGAGAGATGTGCATATACCGCGCACCGCGTATGATAGCATCGTTAATGGACGCTGCCCCAAATGGTCGTATTCTTGGCGAATGGGATGCTATAGCGAAATTGCTGTTCTTCTGTTGCGGGTGCACTTCGACCCGACATTTCCAAACGGGTCAGTCATCTCCGGGTCACTTTGTAAAATCGACCCGGTTTTCGAAGACTTCGGGTCGGAGCTTTTTAGTGAAGAGATGTAGAACGGATTTGTTATACGTGAGTGATCCGTGTGAGCATGAAATTAAGGATGGGTGTGATGATTTGGGTGTTTTTAGAGGGGTATTTGGGGGATTTATGAAGTCGAAGACGAGGGCGTGTTTAATTATGAGACAAGTGGAGTTAGAAGACGGAGTGAGGTGTCCCTTTTGTGGGGCCCGGGTTTGGAGCATGACAGCTGCTCGGCTTGTGCCCAAGAGCGCGGCACGGAGGCTAGGTACGGTTGAAAATGGGTTGGAGTATTTTGTGTGTGTGAATGGGCATTTACATGGGAGTTGTTGGCTTGTGCCTTTATCgtctgatgaagatgatgaaaaaGACGTTGACGGTGATGATGAAGATAACGGCAGAGTTGGCGGTTTTCATGGGAACCGGAGTGCAAGTTAATGGATCTGTGAGTGGTCAAAAGAACGTGCCCACATCGTAATGGATTTTGAATATTGATGGCTTTGTTGATGAGACAGAGTGAAAACAAGGAAAAGGGGATAGTTTTGTGGTTTGTCGAAATGCTTGATTAAAGAGCTTGTCCTAAGATGGAAGATTATTATTTACATAAATAAAGGTGGCATttgttttgaaaattttgaagaagagttcttttgaaaatcattttataATTTGTTGCAAGAAGAAATTCTTAACCAAACACCAAAAGAGAATTTTTTGCTTTTTAATTTTTACGAAAACAAAAAGTCAATTTTTGACGTATTTTTTGGTTTTtgtaaaaattaaaagaaaaaaccaTTTTTCCTTGATGTTTggttgaaaaaataagtactagTACTAACTTTTATAGAAGGTCCAAAACGTTTTTGCAAAATCTCTTCTTCAAATTTTTGAAACAATTACCTTAACTTCGCCAGCTGATCCGTCAAAAAGTTGTACTAATACTATTAGTCATGCATTTTATCCAGAGTTATAATGGTCCCAAAAATGATACTCCATTGTTGATCAAAAAGTGATATTCGAAATCGTCACTTTGAAGTTGTTCCCACTTGAAAAGAAAACTGGACTCCCATAAAGATTTTCGCTAAGGAGGATCTGGAATTGCGGTGGTAATAATCCATCTCATGAAGCGAGTGCCAGACAGCCAGCAAACGAACTTGGGCGGCAGGCAGAAGTGTTAAGACCATGGCACTTGACATTTATGTAAAGGGGCAACACGTAAGAGCAATGAAGAGTATCTAAACTTCTATGTATTTAGTTTATTAAACttaatatttctatgtattttgtttttctATGTATTTTCAATTTATTTTGTTATTCTTATGTACTTTGTTTTTACTAGTCGCACGTTTTCATTTATTGTGTAATCctcaccctttatgtactaatttatctGTTTTTttgttgaactttttatgtattattaactctAAGAAGATTATTTAAATTAGTAATAGACTATAACAATCAaagataattaaaaaataaaaatattcaaattggtgacttcatcataaaataaaaatacaaagtAACCGCACGAGTCCGAAACTTAAATTACCCAAAATCTAAGAgagtgaaccaaaataacccttaatcatcatcagaataaAAGTCCTTAATATCGTCATCAGAACAATATTTTGAATTTCTTAAGACATATCTTTTTTCTGTAGATGTTAATTCTCTActtgttgatgatgcttgttcttcggccaactttagcatgtaaaatctacaatgtcttgctagcattctgttgttttctttcctaatcctttgtacggcaagctcacaagtttctggacctactcgagacatggttattgagtaccttgttgagatttgagcgttgagatttttcaagtcacgaacaagacgttctaaTTCGGCATGCCGATGTGCCCATTCTCGACGTAACCCGCAAAAATATTCTCGTgaatctgaatatttcacactgcaaaaatcgtcattacgctctataagaaggtggggtttCATATAGTCTAGTTGGAAATCATTGTTATTAAGAAAACTTGATTCATTGGAAtagctgctatgatttgaactatcATCACCACTGCTATTCGAATTCTTTGGAAGGAATAAAGACCAATCTGAATTTCTACTACTCTACATTGAAAatgttgtagtctaataacaaatgaAAGGCTACTTATATAGATAGAAACCTCTAAGTACCCTCCGGGGTGGtcattatgaccctacctacctactttattataaaaaatattaatcttcatcggacatctcacagttCGAATCCCACTTGGATTTGAATCTTACGTAACCATGTTAACCATATTCTACCCTTAGGCAACGTAttttcatccgattgttctctttgcGAAAACGGTTAAGTGCAAAATTCAACGCTTGTGGAATgtcacgaggcattgacatagcacctttttttgggcgtttaagtcgtaatgacctcaagttttgttcaagtgctgcagcctccctgacacgccaatcccactcctctctcattgtgTTATTGTATTGTCGATTGAATCTGTTGTTCGGGttatttgagtatttaaaatcatcatctagttcccatgttctacccattgcttcgaatatgtcttgtggggtaaaacatgtaatagaacaAATATCAGCAAATTGGGTATAGAATGACATGATAACTCATTTTAATGTGAATGCTAGTTG includes these proteins:
- the LOC132609825 gene encoding EID1-like F-box protein 3; translated protein: MSQRRRLESIAEPSDSGIHKEIILRSVFASMEWNVQTLCQMSSVNQKLRAIAKRLLWREMCIYRAPRMIASLMDAAPNGRILGEWDAIAKLLFFCCGCTSTRHFQTGQSSPGHFVKSTRFSKTSGRSFLVKRCRTDLLYVSDPCEHEIKDGCDDLGVFRGVFGGFMKSKTRACLIMRQVELEDGVRCPFCGARVWSMTAARLVPKSAARRLGTVENGLEYFVCVNGHLHGSCWLVPLSSDEDDEKDVDGDDEDNGRVGGFHGNRSAS